The proteins below are encoded in one region of Accipiter gentilis chromosome 12, bAccGen1.1, whole genome shotgun sequence:
- the IGFBP7 gene encoding insulin-like growth factor-binding protein 7, producing the protein MPPSALLLLLPPLLLLPPPLPAVPATATAAGGCGPCEAAQCPALPPRGCPLGRVRDACGCCWQCGRGEGEACGGASGGRCAPGLECVKSRQRRKAKGGPAAGQPPSAAAPSGVCLCKSRYPVCGSDGLTYGSGCQLRAASLRAQSRGEPAISQRSKGACEQGPSIVTPPKDIWNVTGAQIYLSCEVMGIPTPVLIWNKIIRGQYGVQRMELLPGDRENLAIQTRGGPEKHEVTGWVLISPLSKEDAGEYECHASNAKGEATASAKIHVVETLHEIALTKDDGAEL; encoded by the exons ATGCCGCCCtccgcgctgctgctgctgctgccgccgctgctgctgctgccgccgccgctgccggcggtGCCCGCGACGGcgacggcggcggggggctgcgggcccTGCGAGGCGGCTCAGTGCCCGGCGCTGCCGCCGCGGGGCTGCCCGCTGGGCCGGGTGCGGGACGCctgcggctgctgctggcagtgcgGCCGGGGCGAGGGGGAGGCGTGCGGCGGCGCTTCGGGGGGCCGCTGCGCCCCCGGCCTCGAGTGCGTGAAGAGCCGCCAGCGCCGTAAGGCCAAGGGCGGCCCGGCCGCGGGACagcccccctccgccgccgccccgtcCGGCGTGTGCCTCTGCAAGAGCCGCTACCCGGTGTGCGGCAGCGACGGGCTCACCTACGGCAGCGGCTGCCAGCTCCGCGCCGCCAGCCTGCGCGCCCAGAGCCGCGGCGAGCCCGCCATCAGCCAGCGCAGCAAGGGAGCCTGCGAGCAAG gaccCTCCATTGTGACCCCTCCTAAGGACATCTGGAATGTGACAGGAGCACAGATCTACCTGAGCTGTGAAGTCATGGGCATCCCAACCCCTGTCCTCATCTGGAACAAG ATAATTCGGGGACAGTATGGTGTCCAGAGGATGGAGCTTCTGCCTGGGGACCGGGAAAACTTGGCTATCCAGACCCGAGGGGGCCCTGAGAAACACGAAGTGACTGGCTGGGTGCTC ATATCTCCTCTGAGCAAAGAGGATGCTGGAGAATATGAGTGTCATGCATCAAATGCCAAAGGAGAAGCAACAGCTTCTGCAAAAATCCATGTTGTGGAAACTCTGCATGAAATAGCCCTGACCAAAG ATGACGGTGCAGAGCTGTGA
- the PIGY gene encoding phosphatidylinositol N-acetylglucosaminyltransferase subunit Y, with translation MAGGGMLPSLPTLTVLVPLLSLAGLFYSASVDETFPQGCTSTNSLCFYSLLLPVTIPVYVFFHLWTWMGIKLFRHN, from the coding sequence ATGGCTGGGGGAGGcatgctcccctccctgcccaccctgaCTGTACTTGTTCCCCTCCTGTCCCTAGCAGGCTTGTTTTACTCAGCCAGTGTAGACGAAACCTTCCCGCAGGGCTGCACCAGCACAAACAGCTTATGTTTCTACAGTCTCCTCCTTCCTGTTACAATACCGGTTTATGTATTCTTCCACCTGTGGACCTGGATGGGGATTAAGCTTTTTAGGCACAACTAG